A single genomic interval of bacterium harbors:
- a CDS encoding T9SS type A sorting domain-containing protein translates to MRFFALTITFILFSFPGKENNIFASQNVINLLPEDNEIGNWTKSGTMKTAENDSELYALIDGAGQLYVNNGFHNCAFQKYKGTVDSLDVRIFDQTDSTGAKNVYHNTASGTGTPWTTNFAGTEARIDETLLFDYRTDFRQDKFFVSITIYNKTQPALDTLKLFALNISEAVVGVENLPLITPQNTKLSINTSISFTTIYYSLTAKTKISLKIYDLIGRAVKTIVNEEKEAGVYNVVINTKYLSSGVYFAKLSTNNCIITKKLILI, encoded by the coding sequence ATGAGATTTTTTGCTCTAACAATAACCTTTATATTATTCTCTTTCCCGGGGAAAGAAAATAATATATTTGCATCTCAGAATGTAATTAATCTTTTGCCTGAGGATAACGAAATCGGCAACTGGACAAAGAGTGGAACAATGAAAACCGCAGAAAATGATAGTGAATTATATGCCCTTATTGATGGAGCAGGCCAATTATACGTTAATAACGGCTTCCATAATTGTGCTTTTCAAAAATACAAAGGCACTGTCGACAGTCTTGATGTCAGAATTTTTGATCAAACGGATTCAACAGGAGCAAAAAACGTATATCATAATACGGCAAGTGGAACAGGAACACCATGGACAACTAATTTTGCAGGCACTGAGGCAAGGATTGATGAAACCTTATTATTTGATTATCGTACAGATTTCAGACAGGATAAATTTTTTGTCTCCATAACCATTTATAATAAAACACAACCTGCTCTTGATACGCTAAAACTATTTGCTCTTAACATATCAGAGGCAGTAGTAGGAGTAGAAAACCTTCCACTAATAACACCACAAAACACTAAGCTTTCTATTAATACATCTATTAGTTTTACAACTATCTATTACTCGCTTACTGCCAAAACTAAGATTTCATTGAAGATTTACGACCTCATCGGTAGAGCTGTAAAGACAATTGTAAATGAAGAAAAAGAGGCAGGGGTTTACAATGTGGTTATAAACACTAAATATCTGTCATCCGGAGTTTATTTCGCTAAATTAAGTACTAATAATTGTATTATAACTAAAAAACTAATTTTAATATAA
- a CDS encoding DUF6599 family protein, producing MKYFIFPIIVLLLFSSGCRKKDQNTTTSKDVVDIMPTDNEISNWTRSGTMSIAENETQLCALIDGAAPTYTDNSFVKCAFQKYKSSTDSLEVRIYDQTDSTGAKNVYHNGTSGTGTPWTTNSAGTEARIDETLLFDYRIDFRQDKFFVSITIYAKTQSTLDVAKFFAQNISSAIK from the coding sequence ATGAAATATTTTATTTTTCCAATAATAGTTTTATTACTTTTTTCATCCGGATGCAGGAAGAAGGACCAAAATACTACTACGAGCAAAGATGTTGTTGATATTATGCCCACAGATAATGAGATTAGCAACTGGACAAGAAGCGGCACAATGAGCATAGCGGAAAATGAAACACAATTATGTGCTCTTATTGATGGGGCTGCTCCAACATATACTGATAATAGTTTCGTTAAATGCGCATTCCAGAAGTATAAAAGCTCTACGGATAGTCTTGAAGTCAGAATATATGACCAAACAGATTCAACAGGAGCCAAAAACGTATATCATAATGGGACAAGTGGGACAGGAACGCCTTGGACAACTAATTCTGCTGGCACTGAGGCAAGGATTGACGAAACTTTACTTTTTGACTATCGTATAGATTTCAGACAGGATAAATTTTTTGTCTCCATAACCATTTACGCAAAAACACAATCTACTCTTGATGTAGCTAAATTCTTCGCCCAGAACATATCTTCTGCAATCAAATAA
- a CDS encoding DUF362 domain-containing protein, with translation MKKITRREFLKFGAGMLAISLVPKFISGGENKSEKAGPIIAVATGNKTKLVKPALDLIGGIGAFVKQGDRVLLKPNISFASNSEWGATTSVNIVKQITELCLSAGASKIIILDYTIQNAELCTKNSSIMDTQIDKKVSILTPDKERQFVEVNVPNGQELKKVKISRELQKVDKLINIPTAKSHSATGVSLGIKNLMGLVWDRAYFHKVNIHLAVAELLKVIKPDLTIVDATRALTSGGPGGPGKTVILNTVIAGIDPVAVDSYTVGITPWYDKSFRGKDVKYIVEASKLGFGEIETDNMNIRKVDVE, from the coding sequence ATGAAAAAAATTACACGAAGGGAATTTTTAAAATTTGGTGCAGGAATGTTGGCAATTTCGTTAGTTCCTAAGTTTATATCCGGCGGAGAGAACAAGAGTGAAAAAGCAGGTCCCATCATTGCTGTAGCCACTGGCAACAAAACAAAACTCGTTAAACCCGCACTAGATTTAATTGGTGGAATTGGAGCTTTTGTTAAACAAGGAGACCGCGTACTATTGAAACCCAATATTTCTTTCGCTTCAAATAGCGAATGGGGTGCAACGACAAGCGTTAATATTGTAAAACAGATTACAGAACTATGCCTTTCCGCAGGGGCTTCAAAAATAATAATACTTGATTATACTATACAGAACGCTGAGCTTTGTACGAAAAATTCTTCCATAATGGACACACAAATTGATAAAAAAGTTTCTATCCTTACCCCAGATAAAGAAAGACAATTTGTTGAAGTTAATGTTCCGAATGGGCAGGAACTAAAAAAAGTAAAAATCTCACGTGAACTCCAAAAAGTAGATAAACTAATAAACATTCCAACCGCTAAATCACATTCTGCAACCGGTGTAAGTCTTGGAATTAAAAACCTTATGGGATTGGTGTGGGACAGAGCGTATTTTCATAAAGTCAATATTCATCTTGCAGTTGCCGAACTTCTAAAAGTCATTAAGCCCGATCTTACCATAGTCGATGCTACACGGGCACTTACAAGCGGAGGGCCAGGAGGTCCCGGAAAAACAGTCATTCTCAATACTGTAATTGCCGGGATTGATCCTGTAGCGGTCGATTCTTATACGGTAGGAATCACCCCATGGTATGATAAGTCTTTCAGAGGTAAAGATGTAAAATACATAGTTGAAGCATCTAAACTCGGATTTGGCGAAATTGAAACCGATAACATGAACATAAGAAAAGTAGACGTCGAATAA
- a CDS encoding 4Fe-4S dicluster domain-containing protein, producing MKICPTKGLQPTLMEAGINGILTPMLVSRIGGCEKDCTGCGKICPTSAIRNLSQEEKTYAKIGTAVIDKERCIAWAEQKNCLICDEACPYNAIDSIARTIDNISLLRPTVRKDICMGCGICESRCPVERDSAIQIFSIGEERRKYGSYITKEKFLLKRPENTFENSPENIPSGFITQ from the coding sequence ATGAAAATCTGTCCAACTAAAGGGCTTCAACCGACCTTGATGGAAGCAGGAATTAATGGGATACTCACTCCGATGCTTGTTTCAAGAATAGGAGGTTGTGAAAAAGACTGTACCGGCTGTGGTAAAATATGTCCAACATCAGCAATAAGAAACCTTTCTCAAGAAGAAAAAACTTACGCAAAAATAGGAACTGCAGTAATTGATAAGGAAAGATGTATTGCATGGGCAGAACAAAAAAACTGTCTTATCTGTGATGAAGCCTGTCCTTATAACGCAATAGATTCTATTGCCAGAACGATTGATAATATTTCACTGTTAAGACCAACGGTAAGAAAGGATATTTGTATGGGATGCGGAATCTGTGAGTCAAGATGTCCCGTTGAAAGAGATTCTGCAATCCAAATATTCTCAATAGGAGAGGAAAGAAGGAAATATGGTTCTTATATTACAAAAGAAAAGTTTTTATTAAAAAGACCGGAAAATACTTTTGAAAATAGTCCTGAAAATATCCCTTCAGGATTTATAACACAATAA
- a CDS encoding sodium-translocating pyrophosphatase yields the protein MEEFFLLSLVIVISVIGLITAYFLARWVLRKDVGDEAMQKISNAIKEGAEAFLRRQFKTIIILTIVFAVILFVGYGFIRAHRDFDPVGTSIGLAFWITFSFVLGAICSLVSGYIGMWISIRSNIRSAAGAVKGVNEALQIALRGGAVSGLMVVAMSLLGVSGLYALVQYVGGVEPTKIPFVIVGFAFGASFVALFAQLGGGIYTKAADVGADLVGKVEAGIPEDDPRNPAVIADLVGDNVGDCAGRGADLFESTAAENIGAMILGAAMALKVPNASPVWIIGVMMFPLVARAFGIIASIIGILSVKVKNNEDPMKSLNRGYYFAVVLAMIGFGIATRWLLNSDTAPNAWLHFFACGIIGVVTSIFFVYITQYYTEYKYRPTLSIARASQTGPATNIIAGLGVAFECAALPVIVISAAILGSYYLGKTSGLLDAGLFGTAVATMGMLATAAYILAMDTFGPIVDNAGGIVEMSQQPKEIREKIDRLDAMGNTTKALTKGYAIGSAALAAFLLFSAYLDEVKNYGLNLISVDIAKPEVFVGALLGAMLVFLFASFAIKAVGKAAYYVINDVRAQFKEKPGILAGTEKPDYGRTVDIVTKGALKEMIVPGLLPILFPIAVGVIFKLFGVGAETVAAFLMVGTIVGVILALFLNNGGGAWDNAKKYIELGNFGGKGSDAHKAAVVGDTVGDPCKDTAGPSLHVLIKLLATITLVLAPLFI from the coding sequence ATGGAAGAGTTTTTCTTATTGAGTTTGGTAATTGTTATTAGTGTTATAGGACTTATTACTGCTTACTTCCTTGCCAGATGGGTTCTTAGAAAAGACGTTGGCGATGAAGCAATGCAGAAGATTTCAAATGCCATAAAAGAAGGTGCGGAGGCATTTTTACGGCGTCAGTTCAAAACTATTATTATACTTACTATTGTATTTGCTGTAATACTGTTTGTTGGATATGGTTTTATAAGGGCACACAGGGATTTTGACCCGGTTGGAACTTCAATCGGATTGGCTTTCTGGATAACATTTTCTTTTGTTCTCGGGGCTATCTGTTCGTTAGTTTCCGGATATATAGGAATGTGGATAAGTATAAGAAGCAATATTCGTTCTGCGGCAGGAGCTGTAAAAGGTGTTAATGAGGCATTACAAATTGCATTAAGGGGTGGTGCAGTATCGGGGCTGATGGTTGTTGCTATGAGTTTGCTGGGTGTTAGTGGGCTTTATGCTCTTGTGCAATATGTGGGAGGAGTTGAACCTACAAAAATTCCGTTTGTTATAGTTGGGTTTGCTTTTGGCGCTTCTTTTGTTGCTCTATTTGCCCAGCTTGGTGGTGGAATTTATACGAAAGCGGCTGATGTAGGAGCTGACCTTGTCGGAAAAGTTGAAGCCGGAATTCCTGAAGATGACCCAAGAAACCCTGCAGTTATAGCTGACCTTGTAGGTGACAATGTAGGCGATTGTGCCGGTAGAGGAGCAGATTTGTTTGAATCCACTGCGGCTGAAAATATTGGGGCGATGATACTTGGTGCGGCTATGGCGTTAAAAGTGCCGAATGCTTCACCTGTATGGATTATAGGGGTTATGATGTTCCCTCTTGTTGCGCGTGCCTTTGGAATTATAGCGTCAATTATTGGAATACTTTCGGTTAAAGTTAAAAACAATGAAGACCCTATGAAATCATTGAACAGGGGGTATTATTTTGCGGTTGTTCTTGCTATGATAGGTTTTGGTATCGCGACCAGATGGTTATTGAATAGTGATACTGCGCCGAATGCATGGTTGCATTTTTTTGCCTGTGGAATTATAGGAGTTGTAACTTCAATATTTTTTGTATATATCACACAATATTATACGGAATATAAATACAGACCTACGTTATCAATTGCGAGAGCTAGCCAGACGGGACCTGCAACAAATATAATTGCAGGATTGGGTGTGGCTTTTGAATGTGCTGCTTTGCCTGTGATTGTTATTTCTGCGGCTATACTCGGGTCGTATTATCTTGGAAAAACTTCGGGACTTTTAGATGCGGGATTATTTGGAACTGCGGTTGCTACTATGGGGATGCTTGCAACTGCGGCATATATACTTGCTATGGATACTTTTGGTCCTATCGTTGATAATGCAGGTGGGATAGTAGAAATGAGTCAACAACCAAAAGAAATAAGAGAAAAAATAGATAGACTTGATGCGATGGGAAATACTACAAAAGCGCTTACTAAAGGGTATGCAATAGGTTCAGCGGCTCTCGCTGCATTTCTTTTGTTCAGCGCATACCTTGATGAAGTGAAAAATTATGGACTTAACCTTATAAGTGTTGACATAGCGAAACCGGAGGTATTTGTTGGAGCGCTTTTGGGAGCAATGCTTGTATTCCTGTTCGCAAGTTTTGCAATTAAAGCAGTTGGTAAAGCTGCGTATTATGTTATAAATGATGTTAGGGCCCAATTCAAAGAGAAACCGGGTATTTTAGCGGGAACAGAAAAACCCGATTACGGTAGAACTGTTGATATTGTAACAAAAGGCGCATTAAAAGAAATGATAGTTCCGGGTTTATTGCCGATACTCTTTCCCATTGCAGTTGGGGTTATATTTAAACTGTTTGGTGTTGGAGCGGAAACCGTTGCAGCGTTTCTTATGGTAGGAACTATTGTCGGAGTAATTTTAGCGTTATTTCTAAATAATGGTGGTGGCGCGTGGGATAATGCAAAGAAATATATAGAGCTTGGAAATTTTGGCGGCAAAGGCTCGGATGCGCATAAAGCTGCGGTTGTGGGGGATACGGTAGGTGATCCTTGCAAAGATACTGCGGGACCTTCTTTACATGTGCTTATAAAATTGCTTGCAACTATCACGCTTGTGTTGGCGCCGTTGTTTATATAA
- the thiE gene encoding thiamine phosphate synthase: MNTKTLQIIDANINRITEGLRVVEEIARFVIKDAQLTKQIKTERHKIRKLSKKIETLEYRDTSKDLGKNKDFDTYSYKNIPELTNRNFKRAQEGCRVIEEFTKLLDTPLSSDIKEIRFKIYDIEKTMNIKLSKCLPAKNKTDFSFYVILDKKYIKNNNLSSLTTIVTDLCKNGATVIQLREKLTEVKSFLEDALLVRKITQKFNIPFIVNDRLDIAFAVNADGVHLGETDIPIQYARKLFPGKIIGISANTVEKAKNAEKMGADYLGVGCLFPSKTASKPITSLNILSKIKSAVHIPVLGIGGITLNNIVQILSTKADGICVAGDLFASSNIKKRTKEFKSKISTYKII; encoded by the coding sequence ATGAACACTAAAACACTTCAAATAATTGATGCAAACATCAACCGTATAACAGAAGGATTGAGGGTCGTAGAAGAAATCGCAAGATTTGTAATCAAAGATGCGCAATTGACAAAACAAATAAAAACCGAACGCCATAAAATTAGAAAACTAAGCAAAAAAATAGAAACCCTTGAATACAGAGACACCTCCAAGGATTTAGGAAAAAACAAAGATTTTGACACTTATTCTTATAAAAACATACCTGAACTGACAAACAGAAACTTTAAACGAGCACAAGAAGGATGCCGTGTTATAGAAGAATTTACTAAATTACTTGATACTCCTTTATCTTCTGATATCAAAGAGATACGCTTTAAAATTTATGACATCGAAAAAACAATGAACATCAAACTTTCTAAATGTCTCCCTGCAAAGAATAAAACAGACTTCAGCTTTTATGTAATACTCGATAAAAAATACATAAAAAATAATAACCTTTCTTCCCTAACAACTATTGTAACGGATTTATGCAAAAATGGGGCAACTGTAATCCAATTACGCGAAAAATTAACAGAAGTTAAATCTTTTCTTGAAGACGCCCTGCTGGTAAGAAAAATTACTCAGAAATTCAACATTCCATTCATCGTTAATGATAGGCTTGACATTGCGTTTGCCGTAAATGCAGATGGAGTTCATCTTGGGGAAACAGACATTCCAATACAATATGCAAGAAAGTTGTTTCCCGGCAAAATAATCGGAATCTCGGCAAACACAGTAGAAAAAGCTAAAAACGCTGAAAAAATGGGAGCCGATTATTTAGGAGTCGGGTGTCTGTTCCCTTCTAAAACAGCATCCAAACCTATTACTTCCTTAAATATACTCTCCAAAATTAAATCTGCTGTACACATCCCAGTATTAGGAATAGGTGGAATTACATTAAATAATATCGTTCAAATCTTATCCACAAAAGCTGATGGGATATGTGTAGCAGGTGATTTGTTCGCTTCTTCTAATATAAAAAAACGCACGAAGGAATTTAAAAGTAAAATAAGCACTTATAAAATAATATGA
- a CDS encoding SpoIID/LytB domain-containing protein: MKRNLFCFVLIIFIVGCAPVYQIPTRTSKLKGIPTIKISLGRFDKIEIKGNNISVKNDNATAKGNSLEITTSSIQLDGRALNKIQTPFEVTSDKGILEFNSKKFRGNLLIYNKQSNFLVVNKVDMESYLKGVVPCELKTTEMEALKAQIIASRSFALHLIKPGTECYDLTSGVEAQVYKGIEAEVDFIDKAIEETQGIVCTYNGETVGTQYSSNCGGRTANGKAPYLKSTPCQFCKSYPNYRWECSFPRASFFEKLGVKGNSFSITKRDKSGRVVELQIPDADCILKGDQVRAKLGLKSTFLEIKDAGDKITISGKGYGHGIGLCQYGAVGMSKQGFDYKSILKHYYSGIKIEKIY; this comes from the coding sequence ATGAAGAGAAATTTGTTTTGTTTTGTATTGATAATCTTTATAGTAGGATGCGCACCTGTTTATCAAATACCAACACGAACTTCCAAGCTCAAAGGCATTCCAACCATCAAAATATCATTAGGGAGATTCGACAAAATAGAAATCAAAGGTAATAATATTTCCGTAAAAAATGACAATGCCACCGCAAAAGGCAATTCCTTGGAAATAACTACGTCTTCAATACAACTTGACGGCAGAGCTTTAAATAAGATTCAAACACCCTTTGAAGTAACATCCGACAAAGGCATACTGGAATTTAACAGCAAAAAATTCAGGGGGAATTTACTTATCTACAATAAACAATCCAATTTTCTGGTAGTAAACAAAGTAGATATGGAAAGCTATCTGAAAGGAGTCGTTCCTTGCGAATTAAAAACTACCGAGATGGAAGCTTTAAAAGCACAAATTATAGCAAGCCGCAGTTTTGCTCTCCATTTAATAAAACCGGGAACAGAGTGCTACGATTTAACATCAGGGGTAGAAGCTCAGGTGTATAAAGGTATAGAAGCGGAAGTAGATTTTATAGATAAAGCAATTGAAGAAACTCAGGGCATAGTATGCACTTATAACGGAGAAACAGTGGGAACCCAATATTCTTCTAATTGTGGAGGTAGAACAGCCAATGGAAAGGCTCCTTACTTAAAAAGTACACCCTGCCAATTTTGTAAATCATACCCAAACTATAGATGGGAATGCTCTTTTCCACGGGCATCATTTTTCGAAAAATTAGGAGTAAAAGGCAACTCTTTTTCAATAACTAAAAGAGACAAATCGGGCAGAGTGGTAGAACTTCAAATTCCCGATGCTGACTGCATCCTAAAGGGAGATCAGGTAAGAGCAAAATTAGGGCTTAAAAGCACTTTTTTAGAAATAAAAGATGCCGGAGATAAAATAACAATTAGTGGCAAAGGTTACGGGCATGGTATTGGATTATGTCAGTATGGAGCTGTCGGTATGTCAAAACAAGGCTTTGATTATAAAAGCATACTTAAACATTATTATTCAGGGATAAAAATAGAAAAAATATATTAA